One genomic segment of Sanyastnella coralliicola includes these proteins:
- a CDS encoding 3'-5' exonuclease, giving the protein MRYVIFDLEATCWRRRKPPRQETIELGAVMVDEYGQRMSEFSEFIKPKLNPTLSSFCKELTSIEQHHIDGAEDFQDVMWSFEDWLKPNEGDYLLASWGDYDKQQLLRDGELHEIELPWLNHFLCLKMSHSKLLKLKEPVGVKTALEYTGLTFDGTSHRAIDDARNTARILEEMFGDWTPLLDIQRRQLLRKLG; this is encoded by the coding sequence TTGAGATACGTCATTTTTGACTTAGAAGCCACGTGCTGGAGAAGGAGAAAACCTCCCCGTCAAGAAACCATTGAACTGGGAGCAGTGATGGTTGACGAGTATGGTCAGCGCATGAGTGAATTCTCAGAGTTCATCAAACCTAAGCTCAACCCCACCCTTTCCTCTTTCTGTAAAGAGCTTACGTCTATCGAGCAGCATCATATTGACGGTGCTGAGGACTTTCAAGATGTCATGTGGTCATTTGAAGATTGGCTCAAGCCGAATGAAGGTGATTATCTCTTAGCCAGCTGGGGTGATTATGACAAGCAACAGCTATTACGAGACGGAGAACTCCACGAGATCGAACTACCTTGGCTGAATCACTTCCTGTGTTTGAAGATGAGTCACTCTAAACTTCTTAAACTCAAAGAACCTGTAGGGGTTAAAACCGCACTTGAGTACACCGGACTCACTTTTGACGGTACTTCACACCGTGCCATTGACGATGCGCGAAATACAGCGCGAATTTTAGAGGAAATGTTCGGTGATTGGACGCCTTTGCTCGATATTCAACGACGCCAATTGTTACGTAAACTAGGTTAG
- a CDS encoding plasmid pRiA4b ORF-3 family protein: MIFELLIELDSLEPRVWRRVRVNSDIDMRTLHHTIQLAMGWENCHLYYFATAVEKISQLEFLEDEDFVEDHEVNLDEFVQSAGDKINYVYDFGDKWSHTITLEKIVENDESEHIPICLAGERNCPPEDVGGISGYHEFLKIMSNPRLPEYEEKVDWYGGEYDPAQFRMSVINEDLEEIDDYIDSLDEDWLY, encoded by the coding sequence ATGATCTTCGAACTACTCATCGAGCTTGATTCTCTGGAACCGAGAGTTTGGCGCCGAGTGCGCGTTAATTCAGACATTGACATGCGCACCTTACACCACACTATTCAGCTCGCCATGGGCTGGGAAAACTGTCACCTATACTACTTCGCAACAGCAGTTGAAAAGATCTCGCAATTAGAGTTCTTGGAAGATGAAGACTTCGTTGAAGACCACGAAGTAAATTTGGATGAATTCGTCCAAAGTGCTGGTGATAAGATCAACTATGTTTATGACTTTGGTGACAAATGGTCACATACCATTACACTGGAGAAAATCGTAGAGAACGACGAAAGCGAGCACATTCCGATTTGTCTTGCAGGAGAGCGTAATTGCCCACCAGAAGATGTAGGAGGAATTAGCGGTTACCATGAATTTCTGAAAATCATGTCTAACCCACGACTTCCGGAATACGAGGAAAAAGTAGACTGGTATGGTGGAGAATATGATCCTGCCCAATTTAGAATGTCGGTGATTAATGAAGACCTCGAAGAGATCGATGATTACATCGACTCATTGGATGAGGATTGGCTCTACTAA
- a CDS encoding lipocalin family protein, whose protein sequence is MKQLFPLFMLLLFACGGSEPLTTVETLDLNRYAGKWYEVARLPNKFEDGLKCVTAEYTIKENGKVQVVNRGVSIADGSASVSEGEAKRPNTEVPGVLKVSFFKPFYGDYYVMQLDDEYGYALVGSPDREFLWILSRTPVLPKDISSQLMQHAENEGFDLSTLIWTEHSCSE, encoded by the coding sequence ATGAAACAACTATTCCCGCTATTTATGCTGCTTTTATTCGCCTGCGGCGGAAGCGAACCACTCACTACTGTAGAAACATTAGACTTGAATCGCTATGCTGGTAAATGGTATGAGGTAGCCAGACTACCCAATAAATTTGAAGACGGACTTAAGTGTGTCACGGCAGAATACACGATCAAAGAGAACGGAAAGGTTCAGGTAGTGAATCGTGGTGTTAGCATCGCTGATGGTTCAGCATCTGTTTCTGAAGGAGAAGCGAAACGCCCGAATACTGAAGTACCTGGAGTACTGAAAGTTAGCTTCTTTAAGCCTTTCTATGGTGACTATTACGTAATGCAGCTAGATGACGAATATGGATATGCTTTGGTTGGTTCTCCTGACCGAGAATTCTTGTGGATTCTGAGTAGAACTCCTGTTTTACCGAAGGATATTAGTAGTCAACTCATGCAACATGCAGAGAACGAAGGCTTTGATCTCAGCACCTTAATCTGGACAGAACATTCTTGTTCTGAGTAA
- a CDS encoding response regulator, whose translation MKIQVAVAEDNPNLIRSVLEKLQLFDQVEVMWVASNGVEVIQKVTNQQPDVILMDINMPEMNGVEATRKVKDQFPKVKVIMLTVFDETDKIFNSILAGASGYLLKDEKPGKLIQAIEEAMEGGAPMSPVIAAKSLQLIRSGKQEPVESVDFGLTNREMEILEEISKGKNYQQIADKLFISPKTVRKHIENIYRKLQVHNKVEAIQLAMKHGII comes from the coding sequence ATGAAGATACAAGTGGCCGTAGCTGAGGATAACCCTAATCTTATCCGTTCTGTTCTCGAGAAACTCCAATTGTTTGATCAAGTGGAGGTCATGTGGGTGGCCAGCAACGGCGTGGAGGTGATTCAGAAAGTCACTAATCAGCAGCCTGATGTTATTCTGATGGACATCAACATGCCTGAAATGAATGGGGTAGAGGCTACTCGAAAGGTCAAAGATCAGTTTCCGAAGGTCAAAGTGATTATGCTAACCGTATTTGATGAAACAGATAAGATCTTCAATTCTATTCTTGCGGGGGCCAGCGGTTACTTGCTGAAAGACGAGAAACCTGGAAAACTCATTCAGGCCATTGAAGAAGCCATGGAAGGTGGTGCTCCGATGTCTCCTGTGATAGCGGCTAAGTCGTTGCAACTAATTCGCTCAGGGAAGCAAGAACCTGTAGAATCCGTTGATTTTGGATTGACCAATCGTGAAATGGAAATCTTGGAAGAAATTTCAAAAGGAAAGAACTACCAGCAAATTGCCGATAAACTCTTCATTTCGCCTAAAACCGTTCGTAAGCACATCGAGAATATCTATCGAAAGCTTCAGGTTCACAATAAGGTAGAAGCGATTCAACTGGCTATGAAGCACGGGATTATTTAA
- a CDS encoding ligand-binding sensor domain-containing protein — protein MRSLLISCLFILSYSALAQSGIRLSSLSIKDGLNQNTVSAIIEDQQGLMWFGTQDGLCRFDGSEFEVIRRKRDGSGLTDNFVINMVEDDQGIIWIGTRHGLNRLDPHTGRIHQLHVPSDANGDFHQSVQDLTKTEGGILSFHFGQLYFLNSSDTAYTASSLLGYEGYNRLETYKGQTLISNGDSLYLFEEGRISPFRTQFGLSEVINLSVAGDYLFAWSEDELSIYDGQDWNNEPAESIDIQDAGLVGNEFIFGTNKGLYTLNDNGLAPAMIYNKDHAAIQNDHVGGFFQAQDGSVWMGTNRYGAFRWDPNCSQILHIPGEILDDPIVWSVELINNQLLVCSTVGINVFELEDDFFSPTIQPEARMKMVQRLEGFHPTCLFMDESRLWVGTRSEGLKCFTQQDGQWIEDLDLFRDVPGISMIDQLDDGRLVMSSTDGVFIREADGTIQTILPADLSPDAQGSNYCLSLRVDGNQLWLPGIMGLYQLQLDDASLRVFVEGEGDDELPFNVVTNSFLSNAGDLWISTMGGGIAVDQNGGLIQFEVIGVEQGLKNEVVYDLVETSGAFIACTNEGLSIISSDRIGEGFKVSNLVLEQGIPFLEHSQNAGGMVKDIPWFGGVDGCYFLLPDLQKEKRNDHTVLITSVQLNYQPLNSEQLDQVQGGLLYPEVIHLYPQDENITLSIAQPGIGVQDCEICYRLDQNEQWICTGKRSTQLNFNSLPHGKSDLEIGTRWAADELVGRIRQVSLVVHPPFWETTWFLVALIIAGVLVIIMVVRYIAQRRLREEILKREAIERVQHERERISMELHDNIGAQITHVITSLDNMSYKISTGKSAEPEADLDDLSDFARGTMQTLRDTIWTINQDFVEIEDFSVRFQDYMGRILAHRERPIFDSKTDISHEHILDPSEAIHMFRVLQEAANNAIKHANAEHFQFEVTTEANTIRMRFSDDGVGFSGKEREGHYGMKNMVTRMKEIGGKLELSTQEGKGTQIELLLPR, from the coding sequence ATGCGTTCGTTACTGATCAGTTGTCTATTCATCCTATCCTATTCCGCGCTAGCGCAAAGTGGAATAAGACTCTCTTCATTAAGCATCAAGGACGGCTTGAATCAGAATACCGTAAGTGCCATCATTGAAGACCAACAAGGGTTGATGTGGTTCGGAACGCAAGATGGACTGTGCCGTTTCGACGGTTCAGAGTTTGAGGTTATTAGAAGGAAACGCGACGGAAGCGGACTGACAGATAACTTCGTCATCAACATGGTAGAAGATGATCAAGGCATCATCTGGATAGGAACGCGCCACGGGCTCAATCGTCTAGATCCACATACCGGTAGAATACATCAGCTGCACGTCCCGTCAGACGCGAATGGTGATTTCCATCAATCTGTTCAAGACCTCACCAAGACTGAAGGAGGAATTCTAAGCTTTCATTTTGGCCAGCTGTACTTTCTGAATTCATCTGATACGGCGTACACCGCTTCATCTCTTCTTGGATATGAAGGTTACAATCGGCTTGAGACATACAAGGGACAAACCCTTATATCGAATGGAGATTCATTGTATCTGTTTGAAGAAGGAAGGATTTCTCCATTCCGCACTCAATTTGGCTTGAGTGAAGTCATAAATCTGAGTGTCGCTGGCGACTACCTTTTCGCCTGGAGCGAAGACGAGCTGTCTATTTACGATGGCCAAGACTGGAATAATGAACCAGCTGAAAGTATTGACATTCAAGATGCTGGCTTGGTAGGAAATGAGTTCATCTTTGGAACAAATAAGGGGCTATACACACTGAACGACAATGGCTTAGCACCTGCCATGATTTACAACAAGGATCATGCAGCCATTCAAAACGATCATGTAGGTGGCTTTTTTCAAGCTCAAGATGGTAGTGTTTGGATGGGAACGAACCGCTACGGTGCATTTCGTTGGGATCCAAACTGCTCACAGATTCTACACATCCCTGGAGAGATTCTTGACGACCCCATTGTTTGGTCTGTGGAGTTGATCAACAATCAGCTATTGGTATGTTCAACCGTAGGAATCAATGTCTTCGAGCTAGAAGATGACTTCTTCTCTCCTACCATACAACCTGAAGCTCGTATGAAGATGGTTCAACGCTTAGAAGGTTTCCACCCTACGTGTTTATTCATGGATGAATCACGTTTGTGGGTTGGAACTAGAAGCGAAGGATTGAAATGCTTCACACAACAAGATGGACAATGGATAGAAGATTTGGACCTGTTTCGCGATGTTCCGGGGATCAGTATGATTGATCAACTAGACGATGGCAGGTTGGTCATGAGCAGTACTGACGGGGTTTTCATACGTGAAGCGGATGGGACAATCCAAACCATCCTACCTGCAGACCTATCACCTGATGCACAAGGGTCAAACTACTGTTTGAGTTTACGTGTAGATGGAAATCAGCTTTGGCTTCCTGGCATTATGGGTTTGTATCAACTCCAGCTCGATGATGCGTCTTTACGTGTTTTCGTTGAGGGCGAAGGAGATGATGAACTCCCGTTCAATGTGGTCACCAACTCATTTCTCAGTAATGCAGGCGATTTGTGGATTTCAACCATGGGTGGAGGTATCGCTGTTGATCAAAACGGTGGCCTTATTCAGTTCGAAGTTATTGGCGTTGAACAAGGACTGAAGAACGAGGTGGTCTATGATCTGGTAGAGACCTCCGGGGCGTTCATCGCATGCACGAATGAAGGCTTGAGCATCATTAGCTCGGATAGAATTGGCGAGGGTTTTAAAGTGTCAAACCTCGTTCTCGAACAAGGGATTCCGTTCTTAGAACATAGCCAGAACGCCGGGGGCATGGTAAAAGATATCCCTTGGTTTGGTGGTGTGGATGGTTGTTATTTCTTGTTGCCTGATTTACAGAAGGAAAAGCGCAATGATCACACGGTGTTGATCACGAGTGTGCAGCTCAATTACCAACCACTCAATTCAGAACAATTAGATCAAGTTCAAGGTGGCCTGTTATATCCTGAAGTCATCCACCTATACCCTCAAGATGAAAACATTACGCTTTCGATTGCGCAACCGGGAATAGGTGTTCAAGACTGTGAAATCTGCTACCGCTTAGACCAAAATGAGCAATGGATTTGCACAGGAAAGCGAAGCACCCAATTGAACTTTAATAGTCTTCCCCATGGCAAATCGGACCTAGAGATTGGCACACGATGGGCGGCTGATGAATTGGTGGGACGAATTCGACAAGTGTCGCTAGTGGTGCACCCTCCGTTTTGGGAAACTACTTGGTTCTTGGTGGCCCTGATCATCGCTGGTGTGCTGGTTATCATCATGGTTGTGCGTTATATAGCTCAGCGAAGGTTGAGAGAGGAGATTCTAAAACGCGAGGCGATCGAACGCGTGCAACATGAGCGTGAACGCATTTCTATGGAGCTTCACGATAACATCGGTGCTCAGATCACCCATGTGATTACTTCACTCGATAACATGAGCTATAAAATCTCTACTGGGAAAAGCGCTGAGCCTGAAGCTGACCTTGATGACCTCAGCGATTTTGCTCGCGGTACCATGCAAACCTTAAGAGATACGATTTGGACAATCAATCAAGATTTTGTTGAGATTGAAGACTTTTCTGTTCGTTTTCAAGATTACATGGGACGAATCTTGGCTCATCGCGAACGCCCAATATTTGATTCGAAGACTGATATCTCACACGAGCATATTCTAGATCCTTCCGAGGCCATTCACATGTTCCGAGTGTTGCAGGAGGCGGCCAATAATGCGATCAAGCACGCCAACGCAGAGCATTTCCAATTTGAAGTGACTACTGAAGCAAACACTATCCGAATGCGTTTCTCAGATGATGGCGTAGGATTCTCTGGTAAAGAAAGAGAAGGTCACTACGGCATGAAGAACATGGTGACTCGAATGAAGGAAATTGGTGGTAAACTGGAGTTAAGCACCCAAGAGGGCAAAGGCACACAGATCGAGCTTTTGCTTCCGCGCTAG
- a CDS encoding SIR2 family NAD-dependent protein deacylase — MKRIVVMSGAGMSAESGIPTFRGADGLWEGHRIEEVATPEAWHADYRKVLEFYNFRRKGVMEAEPNEGHLELARMQDDFDVQIVTQNIDDLHERAGSNNVMHLHGEIMKARSTVDPSLITSLDHWELKDGDRCEKGSQLRPHIVWFGEAVPMMESAIAMAQTADIFLVVGTSLLVYPAASLVNFVRPGTPIYLIDPNLQGIEGSSGVTVFNTGAVEGMKLFREAIS; from the coding sequence ATGAAAAGGATCGTTGTGATGAGTGGCGCTGGAATGAGCGCAGAAAGTGGAATACCAACTTTTCGTGGGGCAGATGGCCTTTGGGAAGGACATCGAATCGAAGAAGTGGCTACTCCTGAAGCTTGGCATGCAGACTACCGAAAGGTGCTTGAATTCTACAACTTCCGACGCAAAGGTGTAATGGAGGCAGAGCCAAACGAGGGGCACCTAGAACTGGCGCGAATGCAAGATGATTTCGATGTGCAGATTGTAACTCAAAACATTGATGATCTACATGAACGTGCGGGTTCAAATAATGTCATGCACCTACATGGAGAAATCATGAAGGCTCGCAGCACTGTTGATCCTTCACTCATTACCTCACTTGATCATTGGGAGCTGAAAGATGGTGACCGATGTGAAAAGGGAAGTCAGCTTCGTCCACACATTGTTTGGTTTGGGGAAGCCGTGCCAATGATGGAGTCAGCGATCGCCATGGCTCAAACCGCAGATATATTCCTCGTGGTTGGTACAAGCCTGTTGGTTTATCCGGCAGCTAGCCTGGTCAATTTCGTACGGCCTGGAACTCCGATTTACCTGATTGATCCAAATCTTCAAGGCATTGAAGGTTCGTCGGGCGTCACAGTTTTCAATACTGGAGCGGTAGAGGGGATGAAGTTGTTCCGTGAGGCAATCAGCTGA